A genomic region of Drosophila kikkawai strain 14028-0561.14 chromosome X, DkikHiC1v2, whole genome shotgun sequence contains the following coding sequences:
- the sgg gene encoding uncharacterized protein sgg isoform X2, producing MATTTTAATAAGAAPALNLLSTTQNTTLFNNNNNKINNCSSNNNNNSNVVVISQPIKIPLSERFSSQTSTGSADSGVIVSSASQQQLQQLQLPPPRSSSGSLSLAQAPPGGKWRQQQQQQHQRQQLLLSQDSGIENGGGGGGTGATRKKPAKDHAAATSNTSSSVASKESGQSSSESLGSNCSEINPEETPLETRRRVRASSALELSSSGSTDHHNPQGSGVGSANILRSRIKYKSTNSTGTQGFDVEDRIDEVDICDDDDDDDDVVDVDDEEDDGVNVDDVEEADNQSDSQSGIIINLKSSSNQATEEALKLKEKLEEKEQQKQESSSRLLPPDQAQLTVAAALARRRDAKSLATDGQIYFPLLKISEDSHIDSKLINRKDGLQDTMYYLDEFGSPKLREKFARKQKQLLAKQQKQLMKRERRSEEQRKKRNTTVASNLAASGAVDDSMTKEDEPHCDTSSKSKHNSVPNPPTTIYHNHHLVVDVEEDVDAGADEAVKMRRHSHDNHYDRIPSTRPKNDHQSQDTAAEDIEQGAEPNLEGDADGDSDESGENVKTAKLARTQSCVSWTKVVQKFKNILGRDGSKITTVVATPGQGTDRVQEVSYTDTKVIGNGSFGVVFQAKLCDTGELVAIKKVLQDRRFKNRELQIMRKLEHCNIVKLLYFFYSSGEKRDEVFLNLVLEYIPETVYKVARQYAKTKQTIPINFIRLYMYQLFRSLAYIHSLGICHRDIKPQNLLLDPETAVLKLCDFGSAKQLLHGEPNVSYICSRYYRAPELIFGAINYTTKIDVWSAGCVLAELLLGQPIFPGDSGVDQLVEVIKVLGTPTREQIREMNPNYTEFKFPQIKSHPWQKVFRIRTPTEAINLVSLLLEYTPSARITPLKACAHPFFDELRMEGNHTLPNGREMPPLFNFTEHELSIQPSLVPQLLPKHLQNAAATGGTRTTAGAAPTAAASGSTSVSSTGSGASAEGSGQPQSQAPVAAAAGTAGSGSGASAGAAVGGGASAAGAGSGNNSSSGGGGGGASGAPSAVAAAPTAQQSNAATAGGAGGGGGGGAAGSAAIAAGSMATTNAGGANVTDS from the exons atggcaacaacaacaacggcagcgacagcagcaggCGCTGCGCCAGCGCTAAATCTACTGTCCACCACCCAAAACACAACGCtattcaacaacaacaacaataaaattaataattgtagtagcaataacaacaataacagcaatGTCGTCGTGATTAGCCAGCCCATCAAGATACCGCTGAGCGAGCGCTTCTCGTCACAGACCTCCACGGGATCGGCGGACAGCGGAGTAATTGTTTCCAGTGCAtcgcagcagcagttgcagcagctgcagctacCTCCGccgcgcagcagcagcggctccCTGAGTCTGGCTCAGGCGCCCCCCGGTGGCAAGTGGcgccaacagcaacagcagcagcatcagcgaCAGCAACTATTGCTCAGCCAAGATAGCGGCATCGAgaatggaggaggaggaggtggaacGGGAGCCACGCGCAAGAAGCCAGCCAAGGATCACGCGGCAGCCACCTCCAACACATCCTCCTCGGTCGCCTCCAAGGAGTCGGGTCAATCGAGTAGCGAAAGCCTCGGCAGCAACTGCTCGGAGATCAATCCGGAGGAGACGCCCCTGGAGACTCGCCGTCGAGTGCGCGCCTCCTCCGCCCTGGAGctgagcagcagcggcagcacgGATCATCATAATCCGCAGGGTAGCGGCGTCGGCAGTGCAAACATCCTGCGCAGTCGCATCAAGTACAAGAGCACAAACAGCACTGGCACCCAGGGATTCGATGTGGAGGATCGCATCGATGAGGTGGACATTTgtgacgacgatgatgatgacgacgatgtAGTCGATGTTGATGATGAAGAGGATGATGGCGTCAACGTGGACGACGTTGAGGAGGCGGACAACCAATCGGACAGCCAGTCGGGCATCATCATAAACCTAAAAAGTAGCAGCAACCAAGCGACAGAGGAGGCGTTGAAGCTGAAGgagaagctggaggagaaggaacagcagaagcaggagaGTAGCTCTAGGCTCCTGCCACCGGATCAGGCCCAACTGACGGTGGCAGCTGCCCTGGCCCGGCGACGGGATGCCAAGAGCCTGGCCACCGACGGGCAGATCTACTTTCCGCTGCTCAAGATCAGCGAGGACTCGCACATCGACTCGAAGCTGATCAACCGCAAGGACGGGCTGCAGGACACGATGTATTACTTGGACGAGTTCGGCAGCCCGAAGCTGCGCGAGAAGTTCGCACGaaagcagaagcagctgctggccaagcaACAGAAGCAGCTGATGAAGCGCGAGAGGCGGAGCGAGGAGCAGCGCAAGAAGCGCAACACCACCGTCGCCTCCAATCTGGCGGCCAGCGGGGCCGTGGACGATAGTATGACCAAAGAGGATGAACCGCACTGTGATACTAGCTCTAAGAGCAAACATAACTCTGTACCCAATCCCCCAACCACCATTTATCATAATCATCATCTCGTGGTGGACGTGGAGGAGGACGTGGACGCCGGCGCAGATGAGGCCGTGAAGATGCGCCGTCATAGCCACGACAACCACTATGACAGAATACCCAGCACCCGCCCCAAGAACGATCACCAGTCGCAGGACACCGCCGCAGAGGACATCGAGCAGGGAGCCGAGCCCAATCTCGAGGGAGACGCTGACGGTGACAGCGACGAGAGTGGCGAGAATGTTAAGACTGCCAAATTGGCCAGAACACAGTCCTGCGTCAGTTGGACCAAAGTGGTGCAAAAGTTCAAGAACATTTTAG GTCGCGATGGTTCCAAAATCACAACAGTCGTCGCAACCCCCGGCCAAGGCACCGATCGTGTACAAGAGGTCTCCTATACAGACACAAAGGTCATCGGCAATGGCAGCTTCGGCGTGGTGTTCCAGGCGAAGCTCTGCGACACCGGCGAACTGGTGGCAATCAAAAAAGTTTTACAAGACAGACGATTTAAG AATCGTGAATTGCAAATTATGCGCAAATTGGAGCATTGTAATATTGTAAAGCTTTTGTACTTTTTCTATTCGAGCGGTGAAAAG CGTGATGaagtatttttgaatttaGTCCTCGAATATATACCAGAAACCGTATACAAAGTGGCTCGCCAATATGCCAAAACCAAGCAAACGATACCAATCAACTTTATTCGG CTCTACATGTACCAACTGTTCAGGAGTCTGGCCTACATCCACTCGCTGGGCATCTGCCATCGTGATATCAAGCCGCAGAACCTTCTGCTCGATCCGGAGACGGCTGTGCTAAAGCTCTGCGACTTTGGCAGCGCCAAGCAGCTGCTGCACGGCGAGCCGAATGTATCGTACATCTGTTCCCGGTATTATCGCGCCCCCGAGCTCATCTTTGGCGCCATCAATTATACAACAAAGATCG ATGTGTGGAGCGCCGGTTGCGTCTTGGccgagctgctgctgggccagCCCATCTTCCCTGGCGATTCCGGTGTCGATCAGCTAGTTGAGGTCATCAAGGTCCTGGGCACACCGACAAGAGAACAGATACGCGAAATGAATCCAAACTATACGGAATTCAAGTTTCCACAAATTAAGAGTCATCCATGGCAGAAA GTTTTCCGTATACGCACTCCTACAGAAGCTATCAACTTGGTGTCCCTGCTGCTCGAGTACACGCCCAGCGCCCGGATTACCCCGCTCAAGGCCTGTGCACATCCGTTCTTCGACGAGCTGCGCATGGAGGGTAACCACACCTTGCCCAATGGTCGCGAGATGCCGCCACTGTTCAACTTCACAGAGCATG AGCTCTCGATACAGCCTAGCTTAGTGCCACAGCTGTTGCCCAAGCATCTCCAGAACGCAGCCGCAACTGGCGGCACCCGAACAACGGCCGGCGCAGCCCCCACTGCTGCGGCCAGCGGTTCCACCAGCGTCTCGTCAACAGGAAGTGGCGCTTCGGCGGAAGGATCCGGCCAGCCCCAGTCGCAGGCACCAGTCGCTGCGGCAGCTGGCACGGCAGGATCGGGATCGGGCGcatcagcaggagcagcagtcgGCGGTGGAGCGAGTGCCGCCGGAGCCGGTTCCGGtaataacagcagcagcggcggtggcggcggcggagcatCGGGTGCGCCGTCTGCCGTTGCAGCTGCACCAACTGCGCAGCAGTCAAATGCCGCCACTGCCGgcggagctggtggtggtggtggcggcggtgcGGCGGGCTCTGCTGCTATAGCAGCTGGCTCAATGGCCACGACCAATGCCGGTGGCGCCAATGTAACAG atTCATAG
- the sgg gene encoding uncharacterized protein sgg isoform X1, translated as MATTTTAATAAGAAPALNLLSTTQNTTLFNNNNNKINNCSSNNNNNSNVVVISQPIKIPLSERFSSQTSTGSADSGVIVSSASQQQLQQLQLPPPRSSSGSLSLAQAPPGGKWRQQQQQQHQRQQLLLSQDSGIENGGGGGGTGATRKKPAKDHAAATSNTSSSVASKESGQSSSESLGSNCSEINPEETPLETRRRVRASSALELSSSGSTDHHNPQGSGVGSANILRSRIKYKSTNSTGTQGFDVEDRIDEVDICDDDDDDDDVVDVDDEEDDGVNVDDVEEADNQSDSQSGIIINLKSSSNQATEEALKLKEKLEEKEQQKQESSSRLLPPDQAQLTVAAALARRRDAKSLATDGQIYFPLLKISEDSHIDSKLINRKDGLQDTMYYLDEFGSPKLREKFARKQKQLLAKQQKQLMKRERRSEEQRKKRNTTVASNLAASGAVDDSMTKEDEPHCDTSSKSKHNSVPNPPTTIYHNHHLVVDVEEDVDAGADEAVKMRRHSHDNHYDRIPSTRPKNDHQSQDTAAEDIEQGAEPNLEGDADGDSDESGENVKTAKLARTQSCVSWTKVVQKFKNILGRDGSKITTVVATPGQGTDRVQEVSYTDTKVIGNGSFGVVFQAKLCDTGELVAIKKVLQDRRFKNRELQIMRKLEHCNIVKLLYFFYSSGEKRDEVFLNLVLEYIPETVYKVARQYAKTKQTIPINFIRLYMYQLFRSLAYIHSLGICHRDIKPQNLLLDPETAVLKLCDFGSAKQLLHGEPNVSYICSRYYRAPELIFGAINYTTKIDVWSAGCVLAELLLGQPIFPGDSGVDQLVEVIKVLGTPTREQIREMNPNYTEFKFPQIKSHPWQKVFRIRTPTEAINLVSLLLEYTPSARITPLKACAHPFFDELRMEGNHTLPNGREMPPLFNFTEHELSIQPSLVPQLLPKHLQNAAATGGTRTTAGAAPTAAASGSTSVSSTGSGASAEGSGQPQSQAPVAAAAGTAGSGSGASAGAAVGGGASAAGAGSGNNSSSGGGGGGASGAPSAVAAAPTAQQSNAATAGGAGGGGGGGAAGSAAIAAGSMATTNAGGANVTVGANLMMKRPTKLPLRIKQPFLRNQVSPCRTHHPLSDTHIHIYPAPSSTHPLNRADPGKGRESHRAV; from the exons atggcaacaacaacaacggcagcgacagcagcaggCGCTGCGCCAGCGCTAAATCTACTGTCCACCACCCAAAACACAACGCtattcaacaacaacaacaataaaattaataattgtagtagcaataacaacaataacagcaatGTCGTCGTGATTAGCCAGCCCATCAAGATACCGCTGAGCGAGCGCTTCTCGTCACAGACCTCCACGGGATCGGCGGACAGCGGAGTAATTGTTTCCAGTGCAtcgcagcagcagttgcagcagctgcagctacCTCCGccgcgcagcagcagcggctccCTGAGTCTGGCTCAGGCGCCCCCCGGTGGCAAGTGGcgccaacagcaacagcagcagcatcagcgaCAGCAACTATTGCTCAGCCAAGATAGCGGCATCGAgaatggaggaggaggaggtggaacGGGAGCCACGCGCAAGAAGCCAGCCAAGGATCACGCGGCAGCCACCTCCAACACATCCTCCTCGGTCGCCTCCAAGGAGTCGGGTCAATCGAGTAGCGAAAGCCTCGGCAGCAACTGCTCGGAGATCAATCCGGAGGAGACGCCCCTGGAGACTCGCCGTCGAGTGCGCGCCTCCTCCGCCCTGGAGctgagcagcagcggcagcacgGATCATCATAATCCGCAGGGTAGCGGCGTCGGCAGTGCAAACATCCTGCGCAGTCGCATCAAGTACAAGAGCACAAACAGCACTGGCACCCAGGGATTCGATGTGGAGGATCGCATCGATGAGGTGGACATTTgtgacgacgatgatgatgacgacgatgtAGTCGATGTTGATGATGAAGAGGATGATGGCGTCAACGTGGACGACGTTGAGGAGGCGGACAACCAATCGGACAGCCAGTCGGGCATCATCATAAACCTAAAAAGTAGCAGCAACCAAGCGACAGAGGAGGCGTTGAAGCTGAAGgagaagctggaggagaaggaacagcagaagcaggagaGTAGCTCTAGGCTCCTGCCACCGGATCAGGCCCAACTGACGGTGGCAGCTGCCCTGGCCCGGCGACGGGATGCCAAGAGCCTGGCCACCGACGGGCAGATCTACTTTCCGCTGCTCAAGATCAGCGAGGACTCGCACATCGACTCGAAGCTGATCAACCGCAAGGACGGGCTGCAGGACACGATGTATTACTTGGACGAGTTCGGCAGCCCGAAGCTGCGCGAGAAGTTCGCACGaaagcagaagcagctgctggccaagcaACAGAAGCAGCTGATGAAGCGCGAGAGGCGGAGCGAGGAGCAGCGCAAGAAGCGCAACACCACCGTCGCCTCCAATCTGGCGGCCAGCGGGGCCGTGGACGATAGTATGACCAAAGAGGATGAACCGCACTGTGATACTAGCTCTAAGAGCAAACATAACTCTGTACCCAATCCCCCAACCACCATTTATCATAATCATCATCTCGTGGTGGACGTGGAGGAGGACGTGGACGCCGGCGCAGATGAGGCCGTGAAGATGCGCCGTCATAGCCACGACAACCACTATGACAGAATACCCAGCACCCGCCCCAAGAACGATCACCAGTCGCAGGACACCGCCGCAGAGGACATCGAGCAGGGAGCCGAGCCCAATCTCGAGGGAGACGCTGACGGTGACAGCGACGAGAGTGGCGAGAATGTTAAGACTGCCAAATTGGCCAGAACACAGTCCTGCGTCAGTTGGACCAAAGTGGTGCAAAAGTTCAAGAACATTTTAG GTCGCGATGGTTCCAAAATCACAACAGTCGTCGCAACCCCCGGCCAAGGCACCGATCGTGTACAAGAGGTCTCCTATACAGACACAAAGGTCATCGGCAATGGCAGCTTCGGCGTGGTGTTCCAGGCGAAGCTCTGCGACACCGGCGAACTGGTGGCAATCAAAAAAGTTTTACAAGACAGACGATTTAAG AATCGTGAATTGCAAATTATGCGCAAATTGGAGCATTGTAATATTGTAAAGCTTTTGTACTTTTTCTATTCGAGCGGTGAAAAG CGTGATGaagtatttttgaatttaGTCCTCGAATATATACCAGAAACCGTATACAAAGTGGCTCGCCAATATGCCAAAACCAAGCAAACGATACCAATCAACTTTATTCGG CTCTACATGTACCAACTGTTCAGGAGTCTGGCCTACATCCACTCGCTGGGCATCTGCCATCGTGATATCAAGCCGCAGAACCTTCTGCTCGATCCGGAGACGGCTGTGCTAAAGCTCTGCGACTTTGGCAGCGCCAAGCAGCTGCTGCACGGCGAGCCGAATGTATCGTACATCTGTTCCCGGTATTATCGCGCCCCCGAGCTCATCTTTGGCGCCATCAATTATACAACAAAGATCG ATGTGTGGAGCGCCGGTTGCGTCTTGGccgagctgctgctgggccagCCCATCTTCCCTGGCGATTCCGGTGTCGATCAGCTAGTTGAGGTCATCAAGGTCCTGGGCACACCGACAAGAGAACAGATACGCGAAATGAATCCAAACTATACGGAATTCAAGTTTCCACAAATTAAGAGTCATCCATGGCAGAAA GTTTTCCGTATACGCACTCCTACAGAAGCTATCAACTTGGTGTCCCTGCTGCTCGAGTACACGCCCAGCGCCCGGATTACCCCGCTCAAGGCCTGTGCACATCCGTTCTTCGACGAGCTGCGCATGGAGGGTAACCACACCTTGCCCAATGGTCGCGAGATGCCGCCACTGTTCAACTTCACAGAGCATG AGCTCTCGATACAGCCTAGCTTAGTGCCACAGCTGTTGCCCAAGCATCTCCAGAACGCAGCCGCAACTGGCGGCACCCGAACAACGGCCGGCGCAGCCCCCACTGCTGCGGCCAGCGGTTCCACCAGCGTCTCGTCAACAGGAAGTGGCGCTTCGGCGGAAGGATCCGGCCAGCCCCAGTCGCAGGCACCAGTCGCTGCGGCAGCTGGCACGGCAGGATCGGGATCGGGCGcatcagcaggagcagcagtcgGCGGTGGAGCGAGTGCCGCCGGAGCCGGTTCCGGtaataacagcagcagcggcggtggcggcggcggagcatCGGGTGCGCCGTCTGCCGTTGCAGCTGCACCAACTGCGCAGCAGTCAAATGCCGCCACTGCCGgcggagctggtggtggtggtggcggcggtgcGGCGGGCTCTGCTGCTATAGCAGCTGGCTCAATGGCCACGACCAATGCCGGTGGCGCCAATGTAACAG TTGGCGCCAATCTTATGATGAAGCGACCTACCAAATTACCATTGCGTATAAAGCAGCCCTTCCTGCGCAATCAGGTCTCCCCGTGCCGAACTCATCATCCATTATCCGATACCCACATCCACATTTACCCAGCACCCAGCAGCACCCATCCCTTGAACCGAGCCGACCCagggaaagggagagagagCCACAGAGCAGTGTGA
- the sgg gene encoding protein kinase shaggy isoform X4 yields MCMVILAVIGMKQLIGKLNDLWPEHSVALSIPKEVDRSKEKLEGAWETTGRDGSKITTVVATPGQGTDRVQEVSYTDTKVIGNGSFGVVFQAKLCDTGELVAIKKVLQDRRFKNRELQIMRKLEHCNIVKLLYFFYSSGEKRDEVFLNLVLEYIPETVYKVARQYAKTKQTIPINFIRLYMYQLFRSLAYIHSLGICHRDIKPQNLLLDPETAVLKLCDFGSAKQLLHGEPNVSYICSRYYRAPELIFGAINYTTKIDVWSAGCVLAELLLGQPIFPGDSGVDQLVEVIKVLGTPTREQIREMNPNYTEFKFPQIKSHPWQKVFRIRTPTEAINLVSLLLEYTPSARITPLKACAHPFFDELRMEGNHTLPNGREMPPLFNFTEHELSIQPSLVPQLLPKHLQNAAATGGTRTTAGAAPTAAASGSTSVSSTGSGASAEGSGQPQSQAPVAAAAGTAGSGSGASAGAAVGGGASAAGAGSGNNSSSGGGGGGASGAPSAVAAAPTAQQSNAATAGGAGGGGGGGAAGSAAIAAGSMATTNAGGANVTVGANLMMKRPTKLPLRIKQPFLRNQVSPCRTHHPLSDTHIHIYPAPSSTHPLNRADPGKGRESHRAV; encoded by the exons atgtgCATGGTTATATTGGCTGTAATAGGCATGAAGCAGCTGATCGGCAAGCTGAACGACTTGTGGCCCGAGCACAGTGTGGCACTGTCCATTCCAAAGGAGGTCGATAGGAGCAAGGAGAAGCTGGAGGGAGCCTGGGAGACCACAG GTCGCGATGGTTCCAAAATCACAACAGTCGTCGCAACCCCCGGCCAAGGCACCGATCGTGTACAAGAGGTCTCCTATACAGACACAAAGGTCATCGGCAATGGCAGCTTCGGCGTGGTGTTCCAGGCGAAGCTCTGCGACACCGGCGAACTGGTGGCAATCAAAAAAGTTTTACAAGACAGACGATTTAAG AATCGTGAATTGCAAATTATGCGCAAATTGGAGCATTGTAATATTGTAAAGCTTTTGTACTTTTTCTATTCGAGCGGTGAAAAG CGTGATGaagtatttttgaatttaGTCCTCGAATATATACCAGAAACCGTATACAAAGTGGCTCGCCAATATGCCAAAACCAAGCAAACGATACCAATCAACTTTATTCGG CTCTACATGTACCAACTGTTCAGGAGTCTGGCCTACATCCACTCGCTGGGCATCTGCCATCGTGATATCAAGCCGCAGAACCTTCTGCTCGATCCGGAGACGGCTGTGCTAAAGCTCTGCGACTTTGGCAGCGCCAAGCAGCTGCTGCACGGCGAGCCGAATGTATCGTACATCTGTTCCCGGTATTATCGCGCCCCCGAGCTCATCTTTGGCGCCATCAATTATACAACAAAGATCG ATGTGTGGAGCGCCGGTTGCGTCTTGGccgagctgctgctgggccagCCCATCTTCCCTGGCGATTCCGGTGTCGATCAGCTAGTTGAGGTCATCAAGGTCCTGGGCACACCGACAAGAGAACAGATACGCGAAATGAATCCAAACTATACGGAATTCAAGTTTCCACAAATTAAGAGTCATCCATGGCAGAAA GTTTTCCGTATACGCACTCCTACAGAAGCTATCAACTTGGTGTCCCTGCTGCTCGAGTACACGCCCAGCGCCCGGATTACCCCGCTCAAGGCCTGTGCACATCCGTTCTTCGACGAGCTGCGCATGGAGGGTAACCACACCTTGCCCAATGGTCGCGAGATGCCGCCACTGTTCAACTTCACAGAGCATG AGCTCTCGATACAGCCTAGCTTAGTGCCACAGCTGTTGCCCAAGCATCTCCAGAACGCAGCCGCAACTGGCGGCACCCGAACAACGGCCGGCGCAGCCCCCACTGCTGCGGCCAGCGGTTCCACCAGCGTCTCGTCAACAGGAAGTGGCGCTTCGGCGGAAGGATCCGGCCAGCCCCAGTCGCAGGCACCAGTCGCTGCGGCAGCTGGCACGGCAGGATCGGGATCGGGCGcatcagcaggagcagcagtcgGCGGTGGAGCGAGTGCCGCCGGAGCCGGTTCCGGtaataacagcagcagcggcggtggcggcggcggagcatCGGGTGCGCCGTCTGCCGTTGCAGCTGCACCAACTGCGCAGCAGTCAAATGCCGCCACTGCCGgcggagctggtggtggtggtggcggcggtgcGGCGGGCTCTGCTGCTATAGCAGCTGGCTCAATGGCCACGACCAATGCCGGTGGCGCCAATGTAACAG TTGGCGCCAATCTTATGATGAAGCGACCTACCAAATTACCATTGCGTATAAAGCAGCCCTTCCTGCGCAATCAGGTCTCCCCGTGCCGAACTCATCATCCATTATCCGATACCCACATCCACATTTACCCAGCACCCAGCAGCACCCATCCCTTGAACCGAGCCGACCCagggaaagggagagagagCCACAGAGCAGTGTGA
- the sgg gene encoding protein kinase shaggy isoform X6 yields MCMVILAVIGMKQLIGKLNDLWPEHSVALSIPKEVDRSKEKLEGAWETTGRDGSKITTVVATPGQGTDRVQEVSYTDTKVIGNGSFGVVFQAKLCDTGELVAIKKVLQDRRFKNRELQIMRKLEHCNIVKLLYFFYSSGEKRDEVFLNLVLEYIPETVYKVARQYAKTKQTIPINFIRLYMYQLFRSLAYIHSLGICHRDIKPQNLLLDPETAVLKLCDFGSAKQLLHGEPNVSYICSRYYRAPELIFGAINYTTKIDVWSAGCVLAELLLGQPIFPGDSGVDQLVEVIKVLGTPTREQIREMNPNYTEFKFPQIKSHPWQKVFRIRTPTEAINLVSLLLEYTPSARITPLKACAHPFFDELRMEGNHTLPNGREMPPLFNFTEHELSIQPSLVPQLLPKHLQNAAATGGTRTTAGAAPTAAASGSTSVSSTGSGASAEGSGQPQSQAPVAAAAGTAGSGSGASAGAAVGGGASAAGAGSGNNSSSGGGGGGASGAPSAVAAAPTAQQSNAATAGGAGGGGGGGAAGSAAIAAGSMATTNAGGANVTGSQSNSALNSSGNGSRGSGGSGGSGNGEAAGSGPGSAGGNENDAGDSGAAGSAEGAETEAAASG; encoded by the exons atgtgCATGGTTATATTGGCTGTAATAGGCATGAAGCAGCTGATCGGCAAGCTGAACGACTTGTGGCCCGAGCACAGTGTGGCACTGTCCATTCCAAAGGAGGTCGATAGGAGCAAGGAGAAGCTGGAGGGAGCCTGGGAGACCACAG GTCGCGATGGTTCCAAAATCACAACAGTCGTCGCAACCCCCGGCCAAGGCACCGATCGTGTACAAGAGGTCTCCTATACAGACACAAAGGTCATCGGCAATGGCAGCTTCGGCGTGGTGTTCCAGGCGAAGCTCTGCGACACCGGCGAACTGGTGGCAATCAAAAAAGTTTTACAAGACAGACGATTTAAG AATCGTGAATTGCAAATTATGCGCAAATTGGAGCATTGTAATATTGTAAAGCTTTTGTACTTTTTCTATTCGAGCGGTGAAAAG CGTGATGaagtatttttgaatttaGTCCTCGAATATATACCAGAAACCGTATACAAAGTGGCTCGCCAATATGCCAAAACCAAGCAAACGATACCAATCAACTTTATTCGG CTCTACATGTACCAACTGTTCAGGAGTCTGGCCTACATCCACTCGCTGGGCATCTGCCATCGTGATATCAAGCCGCAGAACCTTCTGCTCGATCCGGAGACGGCTGTGCTAAAGCTCTGCGACTTTGGCAGCGCCAAGCAGCTGCTGCACGGCGAGCCGAATGTATCGTACATCTGTTCCCGGTATTATCGCGCCCCCGAGCTCATCTTTGGCGCCATCAATTATACAACAAAGATCG ATGTGTGGAGCGCCGGTTGCGTCTTGGccgagctgctgctgggccagCCCATCTTCCCTGGCGATTCCGGTGTCGATCAGCTAGTTGAGGTCATCAAGGTCCTGGGCACACCGACAAGAGAACAGATACGCGAAATGAATCCAAACTATACGGAATTCAAGTTTCCACAAATTAAGAGTCATCCATGGCAGAAA GTTTTCCGTATACGCACTCCTACAGAAGCTATCAACTTGGTGTCCCTGCTGCTCGAGTACACGCCCAGCGCCCGGATTACCCCGCTCAAGGCCTGTGCACATCCGTTCTTCGACGAGCTGCGCATGGAGGGTAACCACACCTTGCCCAATGGTCGCGAGATGCCGCCACTGTTCAACTTCACAGAGCATG AGCTCTCGATACAGCCTAGCTTAGTGCCACAGCTGTTGCCCAAGCATCTCCAGAACGCAGCCGCAACTGGCGGCACCCGAACAACGGCCGGCGCAGCCCCCACTGCTGCGGCCAGCGGTTCCACCAGCGTCTCGTCAACAGGAAGTGGCGCTTCGGCGGAAGGATCCGGCCAGCCCCAGTCGCAGGCACCAGTCGCTGCGGCAGCTGGCACGGCAGGATCGGGATCGGGCGcatcagcaggagcagcagtcgGCGGTGGAGCGAGTGCCGCCGGAGCCGGTTCCGGtaataacagcagcagcggcggtggcggcggcggagcatCGGGTGCGCCGTCTGCCGTTGCAGCTGCACCAACTGCGCAGCAGTCAAATGCCGCCACTGCCGgcggagctggtggtggtggtggcggcggtgcGGCGGGCTCTGCTGCTATAGCAGCTGGCTCAATGGCCACGACCAATGCCGGTGGCGCCAATGTAACAG GCTCGCAATCGAACAGCGCCCTAAATAgcagcggaaacggaagtcgGGGCAGCGGCGGTAGTGGCGGAAGCGGAAATGGAGAGGCTGCCGGATCTGGACCGGGCTCGGCTGGAGGCAACGAGAACGATGCCGGCGATAGCGGAGCAGCAGGATCGGCAGAAGGAGCTGAGACCGAGGCAGCGGCGTCCGGTTAG